The following DNA comes from Teredinibacter haidensis.
ATCCCAATCTTCATATACCCCCTGCTCGTTGGAGCAAAGTAGATCTTCTAAATAATCGTTCATTACTATTCCTATCAATTTTTTGTTGTTTTCTGGTGTACAGAAATATAACACCGCCTATATGACAGGGATTTTACAGAAAGGTTTGATTTTAATTATTTTAGCGTGGGTTTTGTTGTTTTCGGCTAAAAAACCAGAAGGAAGCTGTGTGTACCCTGAAACAACAATCAACCAGATGCGTTTATAGCAAATACAAAAAAGCCCCACCCTTTTAAGAGCGGGGCTTTTTTGTATTTGGCGACCCGGAAGGGACTTGAACCCTCGACCTCCGGCGTGACAGGCCGGCATTCTAACCAACTGAACTACCGGGCCGCGGTATCTCAAACAGAATATGGTGGGTGGTACAGGGGTCGAACCTGTGACCTACGGCTTGTAAGGCCGTCGCTCTCCCAACTGAGCTAACCACCCGCTTTTGAGTGTAAAACTCAGACTACCCTGTTGCGAGAGGGGCGCATTCTACCGTTTTCCTTACGCTTGTCAAATAGTTACGGCCTTTTTTTCATTTCTCCGTCATAATCGTTTTTACAGTTAAAACCGGAACCCGGAGTGTTTCTCAAATACTCATGTTTAATCTTGAGTCAAATGACCTAATTATGTTTTTCTTGCGACGACCAAACAAACTTCCAACCGTTCTATCTACGCTATTTTTACCCCTAGCTCTCCCCGCCTGCGCGAACCCAACGGGCACATTATTGGGCAGTAATAACTCTGGTTTCTTAAGTCTAGCATTCATCGCCTTATGCGTAGCAATAGCCCTGCAGATTGTTCTAATATTTCGCATTCGCAACCAAACCAAGATCAACAACGGAACCCCGAGTAATGCAGAGCCGGAGAATGCCAAACATCAGTTATTCAGAGAGATCGTTCGCCACGAAGCAACGGAAGAATTGCTACGAGAAACCCAGGAATATATGAATTGCATGATTAACTCCATGCCTGCCGTACTAATTGGTATTACTCCTGACGGTTATATTACCCACTGGAATGACTCTGCCGCCAAGGTTGCCAAGCTTACGGCAGAGGAAGCTGTAGGCTCCCATATTGAGCAAGCATTTCCTGAACTGCCCGTATCAATGGAAGTCGTCGGTGAAACTATCCGCAGCGGCATCCCCTATAACAGCGACAATATTAAAGATGGCGTGGGCTCTCAGGCTACGTTCACCAGCCTGACCATTTACCCGTTAATGTCCACAGAAATGTCGGGCGCGGTAATATTGGCAGAAGACGTAACACCGCGCGTACGAATGGAGAATCTTCTGATCCAGAACGAGAAGATGATGAGCCTTGGCGAACTGGCCGCAGGTGTGGCTCATGAAATTAACAACCCCCTCGCTGGCATCTTGAGCAACACTCAGAATATACAACGCAGGATATCACTGGATCTTCCTGCGAACCGCGATCAGGCTCGGAAATTGGATTTAAACCTTGAGCAAACCTATGCTTACCTGGATAAACGAAGTATTCCGCAGTTCTTAGAAAATATACGTGAAGCCGGTGAAAGAGCGGCTAACATTGTGAAAAGCCTGCTGGAGTTCTCTCGCGGCAACGATATAAAACATCAGCACATTGAGCTGAAGACACTTATAAACCACACTTTGGACCTCGCTACTAATACTTTCGAGGTTCAGTTGCACTCTGGATCTGGACTTCCCAGCATAAAAACAGAGCTAATTGATGAGAGTGTAAAGGCATACTGTTCACCCACTGAAATTCAGCAAGTGCTTTTAAACCTGTTGAGGAACGCGGTCCAAGCATTACAGAGCAACCCAAAAGAACATGCCTGCCCACCCGAAATTTGTATTTCTCTTTCTCAAACCAAAAGTCACGCAGTAATAAGGGTTTCCGATAACGGCCCGGGAATTCCGGAGGAAATACAAATGCACATATTTGAGCCTTTCTACACGACCAAGGAGTTAGGGCAAGGAACCGGCCTAGGTTTAAGTGTGAGCTATTTTATTATTAAAGAGCACCATGAGGGCTCAATTGAAGTTGAAAGCGAACAGGGCAAAGGCACCAGTTTTATTATTAAGCTACCCCGCAGCGAGAGTTAACCTGTGCTATAGCATCCTGTAGGAACCATTTAGGTATGCGAGGGATTTCACCTCTCCCTCAGTCACACGTGTGCGCAAAACATCCCCGATAAAAATATTGTGTGTGCCGTAGGCATGGGTAGCTTGTTTGCGACAGAAAAATACAGCCTGAGCGTCCGCAAGAAAAGAAAGACCGGTCTCTTCATCCAGGGCCCAATCTCCTAATTCAAAGCGAGTGCAACCTTTTTCTGGCGTAGCGCAAATGGTTGATATTTGCTCATGTTTCGGCCCAAGCACATTCACGCAGAAGGCCCCACTTTCAATCATGGCCTGATCCAATCGCGCCTGGCGGTTAACACATACCAGTAGCGATGGTGGCTCAGCAGAGACGGAAGTTACGGATGACGCTGTCATTGCAGACCTTTCTCCGTCCCCATTGTTTGCAGTGATAACGCAAACCCCGGAAACCAAACGACGCATTCCATCGAGCATGCTTGATGATGTGGATGTGTGATTATGGGACATACAAGCAAAAGCCTCTTGGTTACAGGTATAATTCACGCTAAATGGTATGCTTTGCCACTGCTACCCATAGTATGAAGGGCAAAAGACTGCTGAGTTTACATTCCGGTTATTGAGGGAGCAATTGTTTCCATCGAAACTCCGTATAATCAGCTGCTAAAAATACAAACACTATCGCCACAAGAAAGTTATTTATGTCTAGAAAAGTAAGCCAGCTTTGGGATATTGACCTTATTCGCAAGCATGATCTGTCCGGCCCACGATACACCTCCTACCCCACCGCTCCACAGTTTAAAACTGGCTTTAATGAGCCTGACTGGGCAATGGCCGCAAAAAATAGCAACCTATCCCAGGCACCACTTTCACTGTATTTTCATATTCCGTTTTGCGACACCGTCTGCTATTACTGCGCCTGCAATAAAATCATCACCGCCAATCACAAACTTGCCGAACCCTACCTGCAAGCCCTGCTAAAAGAAATTCAGCTGCAGGCCGATCACATTGATCAAAGTAGATCCGTCGACCAACTTCACTGGGGCGGAGGCACTCCGACTTACCTGACCGATGAGCAAATGGGCACGCTGATGTCTGCTATTGCAGACAATTTTATGCTTCGCACCGACGATAGTGGCGAATACGCCATTGAGATCCACCCCAAAGGGGTGACCCCCCAGCGTTTGGCTCACATCCGCAAGCTTGGCTTTAACCGGCTCAGCATGGGAGTGCAGGACTTCGATCCCGATGTACAGAAAGCCGTAAACCGTTTTAATAGCTTTGAGGAAGTTGCTGCTCTTATGCTCACGGCGAAGCAATTGAAGTTTAAATCGACAAGCATCGATTTGATCTATGGCCTACCTTTGCAATCGGTCGAATCGTTTACGCAGTCGCTCAAAAAAGTAATTGATATCCACCCTGACCGTATCTCTATTTTCAACTATGCGCATATGCCCGAGCTGTTCAAAACCCAGAAGCGAATAGACGCAAGTCAGCTACCTGAACCACAGGAAAAACTACAAATTTTGCACAACAGCATCGAACAGCTTTTAAACGCGGGCTATATCTATGTTGGTATGGACCATTTTGCGCTTCCGGAAGATGAGCTGGCAAAAGCACAGCTGGAGAAAAAGCTGCATCGCAACTTCCAAGGCTACTCGACTCACGGAAACTGTGAGTTGTTCTCCTTTGGCGTATCCGCAATTGCAACCTTCGGCAGCACCTATATTCAGAATCACAAAACAATAGATACATACTATTCTGCGCTCGAAGAAAACAAACTCCCCATCCACAAAGGCATAGAGCTTTCTCTGGATGATAAAATCCGACAAACGGTTATTTCCGAGCTCATCTGCCATTTTGAGCTGTCTTTCATAGAAATCGAGCAACGCTATAACCTTTCTTTTAAAGAATACTTTGCTGATGAACTAAAAACCCTCATCCCACTTGCCAACGACGGCCTTATTGATGTTTACGACGACAGATTGCTCGTCAAGGATACCGGCCGACTACTGATACGTCGCGTCTGTATGACCTTCGATGCCTACCTCCAGGCGAAGCTAAAAACCGAAAACTCAGGGCCCAAGTACTCCCGCATCATATAAATTCCGAGTATTAACTGTTCTATAGAGCGGGCTATTTATGAGATTTTAAAATGCTGCAGGACAGCATAATATTGACGTAGATCAATATTTGAGCAGCAAATGCGAGTAAGGTGGAATAACGAAATACGGTTTAATTAATAAACCGTACGCATACAACGACATAGGAGGTTTTGTTACCGCGCAAATGGTTTTGCGTAATTCAGATTTACCAGCGTAGAGAAGTCGCCATGACGTTTTATAAGCATCTAGAACAGTACACCCAAGCATGCCGAGACATTAACAAACAGAACGCGATGAAAAGAAAGTGTCAAAGCTGTCGAACAGAGGGAGATTGCTGGCTTTTTTGTACAGAGTGCGTCAAAGATTCTCAAAAAAGCAAATACTGCAGTGTCACTCTTAAAGCAGCGAGTTAGCGGGCTTAAGAGAGTCTAAGCTGGGTTGCAAGGCGTCCCACTCTATATGGGCGCTCCGACAAATGCTCGAATGTTCATTCGGGCATCCAGTAGTTATCACACTTTGTAATACTTGCATGCCTAACAGCGTTTTATTAACTTTAGCGTGGAATTTGTTCGAGTGGTTACCGTATCGGCAAAAGAAAAAAAGAATGGGGTGACTGACGGGGTTCGAACCCGCGACCACTGGAATCACAATCCAGGGCTCTACCAACTGAGCTACAGTCACCATTTAAAGCATGCTTGAAACTGGCGCGCCCGGCAGGATTCGAACCTGCGACCGTCCGCTTAGAAGGCGGATGCTCTATCCAACTGAGCTACGGGCGCGTATCTATCTTGCCGTCAATAAAACTGACAGTGCTTGCAAACGGTACGATTATCTACCGGCTTAGAATATATTCAACAATATCAGTAAAAAACGCCAATTTGACATAGGCTCGATTTGGTCGGAGTGGAGGGATTCGAACCCCCGACATTCTGCTCCCAAAGCAGACGCGCTACCAGGCTGCGCTACACTCCGACTACAGAGGGCTATATAGCCGTGTTTCGAGAGGCGTGCATAATACAGAGGAGCATCATGTCCGTCAACGCCCAAGTTGATGGTTTTTAAAGATTTTTTCATGCTCCAATTTACAGAGTGCTTGGTGCTTAGCCCCAGCTATGGGAAAATGCCCGCCCACGGAGATAGCCTGTCGAGTTTCGACCTAGTAAAGCTCACTTCTGTTGAACCAAACCAAGGAAACACCCCATGCCCGCACTGCTCCTAGATGGCAAAGCACTTGCACAAAAAACAGAATCCGAATTAGCTGAGCGTGTTAAGGCTCTCAAGCAAACAACCAGCAGTGCGCCGATACTAGCGACCATTCTTGTCGGCGACGATCCGGCATCCGCTACATACGTGCGAATGAAAGGAAATGCGTGCAGCCGAGTCGGTATGGACTCGCTAAAAGTCGAACTGCCCTCCTCCACCACGACTGAGCAGCTGCTTGCCAAAATCGAAGAGCTTAATACCAATCCAGATGTTCACGGAATCTTGTTGCAGCATCCCGTTCCGGAGCAAATTGATGAGCGTGCGTGCTTTGATGCCATACAACTAAACAAGGACGTCGATGGCGTTACCTGCTTGGGGTTTGGCCGCATGGCAATGGGAGAGGATGCCTATGGCTGCGCAACGCCTAAAGGTATTATGCGCTTGCTGGAGGCCTATGAGATACCACTAGAAGGCCGTCATGCAGTTGTTGTAGGGCGCAGCCCCATTTTGGGTAAGCCCATGGCGTTGATGCTGCTAAACGCAAATGCCACGGTCACTATATGCCATTCGAGAACTCAGAACCTGCAGGACCATATTAAACAGGCCGATATTGTTGTTGGCGCAGTGGGTATTCCTGAATTTATCAAAGCAGAATGGATCAAAGATGGCGCCGTTGTCGTCGACGCGGGCTATCACCCTGGAGGTGTTGGCGATATCGAACTGGCACCGCTACAGGAGCGCGCTAGCGCCATTACGCCGGTACCCGGCGGCGTCGGCCCAATGACCATAAATACGCTTATCTATCAAACCGTAGACTCAGGCGAGAAATCCATGAGTTAATCGGCGTTACTATGCGCCTGGATAAATTTATTGCGACAAACTCCCAGTACAGCAGAGCAGATATCGCAAAGCTGGTTAAAGCTGGCAGGGTGAGCATCAATAACGTCCCTGCCAGCAAAACAGCTCAGGCAATACGAGTAGATATTGACCACATTATCGCTGACGGACACTTGATCAAGCCCTTGTCCGAACGCTATTTAATGGTTAACAAACCTGCGGGGTATGTTTGTGCCAATACCGATAACCTGCATCCAACGGTTATTGATTTAATACAGCAGCATTTTTTGAAAGAGACAGGGTATAACAAACTTGAGAAACTTCAAATTGTTGGTCGATTGGACATCGACACTACCGGACTTGTTTTGGTAACAACTGATGGAGATTGGAATCACCGCGTTACCGCCCCTAGCAAAAAGTGTTTTAAGCGCTACCTAGTTGAAACCGAAGCCCCTATAAGCGCTGAACTTGTCGATTTATTCAGCGTAGGGCTATCTCTGAAAAATGAGAGTAAAAAAACCAAGCCAGCCATTTTGAGTATTGTAGACAGCCATCAGGCATACCTCGATATCCAGGAAGGTAAATACCACCAAGTTAAACGCATGTTCGCGGCCTGTGGCAATCGCGTCACGCAATTACACAGGGTTTCCATTGGCAATGTTTTTCTGGATAAGAATTTGAAATTGGGCCGCTGTCGAGAGTTAACCTTAGACGAGATCCAACATTTTCAAGGCTAAGCAAATTTTGAAGAAATCAGACCCAGCGCAAATTTATTCCCTGATGCAGCAAGTTCGCCCAGCGGCCCCGGCGCGGGTATTGTGGATTGCAGACGAAAATATGCCGCTCGAGACGGTGCAGGCCCTCAGTGCATTTGAATCTCTCACGCTGATAACTAACCGGTATGATTTAGCTGAAATCGCCAAACAAGCGCTAACAGGAAAAGATGCATCCGTTCACTACTCGGATTTTGATTTTGCCGAACCGGAAATAGCCAACACCCGGTACCACACTATTTTCTATCGAATATCCAAAGAACGCCCTATTGTCCACTGGATTTTAAACCACAGTGTGCAATTGCTAGTGTCTGGGGGACAATTAATACTCGCGGGGCAAAAAAATGATGGGATTAAAGGCTATGTGAACAAGTGCAACAAAAATCTCGGGTTGTCGGGCAGCAGCAAGAAATATGGCAACAGCTACCTTTCCGAACTACTGTACTCATACCGATCAGGCGAAAATACTCC
Coding sequences within:
- the hemN gene encoding oxygen-independent coproporphyrinogen III oxidase, translated to MSRKVSQLWDIDLIRKHDLSGPRYTSYPTAPQFKTGFNEPDWAMAAKNSNLSQAPLSLYFHIPFCDTVCYYCACNKIITANHKLAEPYLQALLKEIQLQADHIDQSRSVDQLHWGGGTPTYLTDEQMGTLMSAIADNFMLRTDDSGEYAIEIHPKGVTPQRLAHIRKLGFNRLSMGVQDFDPDVQKAVNRFNSFEEVAALMLTAKQLKFKSTSIDLIYGLPLQSVESFTQSLKKVIDIHPDRISIFNYAHMPELFKTQKRIDASQLPEPQEKLQILHNSIEQLLNAGYIYVGMDHFALPEDELAKAQLEKKLHRNFQGYSTHGNCELFSFGVSAIATFGSTYIQNHKTIDTYYSALEENKLPIHKGIELSLDDKIRQTVISELICHFELSFIEIEQRYNLSFKEYFADELKTLIPLANDGLIDVYDDRLLVKDTGRLLIRRVCMTFDAYLQAKLKTENSGPKYSRII
- a CDS encoding two-component system sensor histidine kinase NtrB; this encodes MGSNNSGFLSLAFIALCVAIALQIVLIFRIRNQTKINNGTPSNAEPENAKHQLFREIVRHEATEELLRETQEYMNCMINSMPAVLIGITPDGYITHWNDSAAKVAKLTAEEAVGSHIEQAFPELPVSMEVVGETIRSGIPYNSDNIKDGVGSQATFTSLTIYPLMSTEMSGAVILAEDVTPRVRMENLLIQNEKMMSLGELAAGVAHEINNPLAGILSNTQNIQRRISLDLPANRDQARKLDLNLEQTYAYLDKRSIPQFLENIREAGERAANIVKSLLEFSRGNDIKHQHIELKTLINHTLDLATNTFEVQLHSGSGLPSIKTELIDESVKAYCSPTEIQQVLLNLLRNAVQALQSNPKEHACPPEICISLSQTKSHAVIRVSDNGPGIPEEIQMHIFEPFYTTKELGQGTGLGLSVSYFIIKEHHEGSIEVESEQGKGTSFIIKLPRSES
- a CDS encoding flavin reductase family protein is translated as MSHNHTSTSSSMLDGMRRLVSGVCVITANNGDGERSAMTASSVTSVSAEPPSLLVCVNRQARLDQAMIESGAFCVNVLGPKHEQISTICATPEKGCTRFELGDWALDEETGLSFLADAQAVFFCRKQATHAYGTHNIFIGDVLRTRVTEGEVKSLAYLNGSYRML
- a CDS encoding pseudouridine synthase, with the translated sequence MRLDKFIATNSQYSRADIAKLVKAGRVSINNVPASKTAQAIRVDIDHIIADGHLIKPLSERYLMVNKPAGYVCANTDNLHPTVIDLIQQHFLKETGYNKLEKLQIVGRLDIDTTGLVLVTTDGDWNHRVTAPSKKCFKRYLVETEAPISAELVDLFSVGLSLKNESKKTKPAILSIVDSHQAYLDIQEGKYHQVKRMFAACGNRVTQLHRVSIGNVFLDKNLKLGRCRELTLDEIQHFQG
- the folD gene encoding bifunctional methylenetetrahydrofolate dehydrogenase/methenyltetrahydrofolate cyclohydrolase FolD encodes the protein MPALLLDGKALAQKTESELAERVKALKQTTSSAPILATILVGDDPASATYVRMKGNACSRVGMDSLKVELPSSTTTEQLLAKIEELNTNPDVHGILLQHPVPEQIDERACFDAIQLNKDVDGVTCLGFGRMAMGEDAYGCATPKGIMRLLEAYEIPLEGRHAVVVGRSPILGKPMALMLLNANATVTICHSRTQNLQDHIKQADIVVGAVGIPEFIKAEWIKDGAVVVDAGYHPGGVGDIELAPLQERASAITPVPGGVGPMTINTLIYQTVDSGEKSMS